In Nicotiana tabacum cultivar K326 chromosome 21, ASM71507v2, whole genome shotgun sequence, one DNA window encodes the following:
- the LOC107794485 gene encoding putative LRR receptor-like serine/threonine-protein kinase At1g53440 isoform X2: protein MDACIKFCALFVYLSLALSCFSPLGSVSQLLPAEEVKVLETISMKLQNTTWNVSRASCNEGRGFNVTDPAFNKILSNVTCDCSFNDSSVCHVVTIQLKGRNLTGILPPEFAELIHLRELDLSRNFLNGSIPSSYGKLRVTILSLLGNRISGVIPKELGDIDTLEELNLENNLLEGPLPPNLGSLSRLSKMFLTANNLTGTIPENFRNLKNLTEFRIDGNRISGTIPDFIGNWTKMDRLDIQGTLMEGPIPSTISQLKNITELRISDLRGKQMRFPNLQGITQMKRLILRNCSIFGPIPGYLSDMKDLKLLDLSNNMLNGTILNTLGQVNYDNMFLSHNTLSGAIPSWILDSKENIDISYNNFTPTSATGCQSSTINLVSSYSNAMTNSSAWCSKKDLPCPAEAKHHSLFINCGGSSTNFEGNEYEEDLTNRGPSYFFVSSSDRWAFSSSGVYTGFQDASYIATNTFSLNVAGAEFYKTARLAPTSLKYYGLCLRQGSYKVRLHFAEIMFSNDSTYSSLGRRIFDVSIQGNVVLKDFNIMEEAKGVGKGITMDFKDVFVNGSTLEIHLYWTGKGTTAIPDRGVYGPLISAITVTPNYNIDTGRLHVGAVIGIVLGSIVVLLIIVVVLWKKGIFGGQNKEEIELRALDLQTGHFRLRQIKAATNNFDPANKIGEGGFGPVYKGVLADGAIIAVKQLSSKSKQGNREFVNEIGMISALHHPNLVRLYGCCIEGNQLLVIYEYMENNCLARALFGRDDQRLNLDWPTRKRICLGIARGLAYLHEESALKIVHRDIKATNVLLDKDLSAKISDFGLAKLDEEENTHISTRIAGTVGYMAPEYAMRGYLTDKADVYSFGVVALEIVSGKSNTNYRPKEEFVYLLDWAYVLQEQGNLLELVDPRLGSSYSKKEVMQMINLGLLCTNPSPTLRPCMSSVVSMLEGKVPVQAPLVKRTTSDDHMRFKSFEKLSQDSQTQVSSYSQDSQVQSMNAPWSDSSVSVPGKDETTSTRRLLPDLYDVNLE, encoded by the exons ATGGATGCATGTATCAAATTTTGTGCTTTGTTTGTGTATCTATCTCTGGCTTTGAGTTGCTTCTCTCCTTTGGGATCTGTCTCTCAACTTTTGCCTGCAGAGGAAG TTAAAGTTCTGGAAACAATATCAATGAAACTTCAGAACACAACTTGGAACGTCAGCAGAGCCTCTTGCAATGAGGGGAGAGGTTTCAACGTGACAGATCCTGCTTTTAATAAAATTCTCAGCAATGTAACATGCGACTGCTCATTCAATGACAGCTCAGTTTGCCATGTGGTGACCAT CCAATTGAAGGGTCGTAATTTGACAGGAATTCTACCTCCTGAATTTGCAGAGCTTATTCATCTGCGAGAATT AGATCTGTCTCGCAATTTCTTAAATGGATCGATTCCCTCAAGCTATGGCAAGCTTCGTGTCACTATTCT GTCGTTGTTGGGTAACCGTATCAGTGGTGTGATTCCCAAGGAATTAGGTGATATTGACACACTGGAAGAACT AAATCTGGAAAATAATCTACTTGAAGGACCTCTTCCTCCAAACCTTGGTAGTTTGAGCCGCCTGAGTAAAAT GTTTCTTACTGCCAATAATCTCACAGGAACTATACCTGAGAACTTCAGAAATCTTAAGAACTTGACAGAATT TAGGATAGATGGGAATAGAATATCTGGAACCATACCAGATTTTATTGGCAATTGGACCAAAATGGACAGATT AGACATACAAGGAACGTTAATGGAGGGACCTATTCCTTCTACAATATCCCAGTTGAAAAACATAACCGAGTT GAGAATATCTGATTTGAGAGGAAAACAAATGCGAttcccaaatcttcaaggcatcaCTCAAATGAAAAGGCT GATTTTGAGAAATTGCTCAATTTTTGGTCCAATTCCGGGATACTTAAGTGACATGAAGGATTTGAAACTTTT GGATCTGAGCAACAACATGCTGAATGGTACAATCCTAAATACATTGGGGCAGGTGAATTATGATAACAT GTTTCTTTCTCACAACACATTAAGCGGAGCAATTCCCAGCTGGATATTGGATAGTAAAGAGAACAT CGATATATCATACAACAATTTCACACCAACATCTGCTACAGGATGCCAGTCCTCTACCAT AAACTTAGTCTCCAGCTATTCAAATGCAATGACCAACTC GAGTGCCTGGTGTTCCAAGAAAGACCTCCCTTGTCCCGCAGAAGCTAAAC ATCATTCGCTTTTCATAAACTGTGGAGGAAGTAGTACTAATTTTGAGGGAAATGAATATGAGGAGGACTTGACCAATAGAGGTCCATCATATTTTTTTGTGTCCTCCTCCGATAGATGGGCTTTCAGCAGTTCAGGAGTGTACACGGGTTTTCAAGATGCCAGTTATATTGCAACAAATACATTTTCACTGAACGTGGCTGGTGCTGAGTTTTACAAGACAGCACGCCTTGCCCCTACTTCTCTCAAATATTATGGGCTTTGCCTGCGACAAGGTAGCTACAAAGTGCGCCTTCACTTTGCTGAAATAATGTTTTCTAATGACTCCACATATAGCAGCCTCGGAAGGAGGATATTTGATGTATCAATACAA GGAAATGTAGTTTTGAAGGACTTCAACATTATGGAGGAAGCTAAGGGTGTTGGGAAAGGAATTACCATGGACTTTAAAGATGTTTTCGTTAATGGTAGCACTCTGGAGATTCACTTGTATTGGACGGGGAAGGGGACCACCGCTATTCCTGACAGAGGTGTATATGGACCTCTGATTTCAGCTATCACAGTGACACCAA ACTATAATATTGATACAGGCCGGTTACATGTCGGAGCTGTTATTGGCATTGTACTTGGTTCAATTGTGGTGCTTCTGATAATTGTGGTTGTTCTGTGGAAGAAAGGCATTTTTGGAGGGCAAAATAAGGAAGAAATAG AACTCAGAGCCCTTGATTTACAAACAGGTCATTTTAGACTTAGACAAATTAAAGCTGCTACAAATAACTTTGATCCCGCCAACAAAATTGGTGAAGGAGGGTTTGGACCAGTTTACAAG GGTGTACTTGCAGATGGTGCAATAATAGCTGTTAAGCAGCTCTCTTCCAAGTCGAAGCAAGGAAATCGTGAATTTGTCAACGAGATAGGCATGATTTCAGCTCTACACCACCCAAACCTTGTGAGGCTTTATGGCTGTTGTATAGAAGGGAACCAATTATTGGTGATATACGAATACATGGAAAACAACTGTCTTGCTCGAGCTCTTTTTG GCCGTGACGACCAGAGGTTGAACCTAGACTGGCCAACCAGAAAAAGGATATGCTTAGGAATAGCAAGAGGGTTAGCTTACCTGCATGAAGAATCAGCATTGAAAATTGTTCACAGAGATATAAAGGCAACCAATGTGCTTCTTGATAAAGATCTGAGTGCTAAGATTTCAGATTTTGGATTGGCAAAACTAGATGAAGAAGAGAACACTCATATTAGCACCCGAATTGCTGGAACAGT AGGTTATATGGCTCCCGAGTATGCAATGAGAGGCTACTTGACAGATAAAGCTGATGTTTATAGCTTTGGAGTTGTTGCATTAGAGATTGTCAGTGGGAAAAGCAACACAAACTACAGGCCAAAAGAGGAATTTGTTTACCTTCTTGACTGG GCTTACGTCCTACAGGAACAGGGAAATCTCTTAGAATTAGTGGATCCACGTCTCGGATCAAGTTACTCCAAAAAAGAGGTAATGCAGATGATAAATCTGGGTCTGTTGTGCACCAATCCCTCTCCCACTCTCAGGCCGTGCATGTCTTCTGTCGTGAGTATGCTCGAAGGAAAAGTTCCGGTGCAAGCACCACTAGTTAAGCGCACCACATCAGATGACCACATGAGATTCAAATCTTTTGAGAAACTATCACAAGACAGTCAAACACAGGTTTCAAGTTACTCTCAGGACAGTCAAGTGCAAAGTATGAATGCACCTTGGAGTGATTCCTCGGTCTCTGTCCCTGGTAAAGATGAAACTACTTCCACGAGAAGGCTTCTTCCAGATCTTTATGATGTAAACCTAGAATGA
- the LOC107794485 gene encoding putative LRR receptor-like serine/threonine-protein kinase At1g53440 isoform X1, whose protein sequence is MDACIKFCALFVYLSLALSCFSPLGSVSQLLPAEEVKVLETISMKLQNTTWNVSRASCNEGRGFNVTDPAFNKILSNVTCDCSFNDSSVCHVVTIQLKGRNLTGILPPEFAELIHLRELDLSRNFLNGSIPSSYGKLRVTILSLLGNRISGVIPKELGDIDTLEELNLENNLLEGPLPPNLGSLSRLSKMFLTANNLTGTIPENFRNLKNLTEFRIDGNRISGTIPDFIGNWTKMDRLDIQGTLMEGPIPSTISQLKNITELRISDLRGKQMRFPNLQGITQMKRLILRNCSIFGPIPGYLSDMKDLKLLDLSNNMLNGTILNTLGQVNYDNMFLSHNTLSGAIPSWILDSKENIDISYNNFTPTSATGCQSSTINLVSSYSNAMTNSSAWCSKKDLPCPAEAKHHSLFINCGGSSTNFEGNEYEEDLTNRGPSYFFVSSSDRWAFSSSGVYTGFQDASYIATNTFSLNVAGAEFYKTARLAPTSLKYYGLCLRQGSYKVRLHFAEIMFSNDSTYSSLGRRIFDVSIQGNVVLKDFNIMEEAKGVGKGITMDFKDVFVNGSTLEIHLYWTGKGTTAIPDRGVYGPLISAITVTPSQYISAYRLYLPKILSSMKSHFLLADYNIDTGRLHVGAVIGIVLGSIVVLLIIVVVLWKKGIFGGQNKEEIELRALDLQTGHFRLRQIKAATNNFDPANKIGEGGFGPVYKGVLADGAIIAVKQLSSKSKQGNREFVNEIGMISALHHPNLVRLYGCCIEGNQLLVIYEYMENNCLARALFGRDDQRLNLDWPTRKRICLGIARGLAYLHEESALKIVHRDIKATNVLLDKDLSAKISDFGLAKLDEEENTHISTRIAGTVGYMAPEYAMRGYLTDKADVYSFGVVALEIVSGKSNTNYRPKEEFVYLLDWAYVLQEQGNLLELVDPRLGSSYSKKEVMQMINLGLLCTNPSPTLRPCMSSVVSMLEGKVPVQAPLVKRTTSDDHMRFKSFEKLSQDSQTQVSSYSQDSQVQSMNAPWSDSSVSVPGKDETTSTRRLLPDLYDVNLE, encoded by the exons ATGGATGCATGTATCAAATTTTGTGCTTTGTTTGTGTATCTATCTCTGGCTTTGAGTTGCTTCTCTCCTTTGGGATCTGTCTCTCAACTTTTGCCTGCAGAGGAAG TTAAAGTTCTGGAAACAATATCAATGAAACTTCAGAACACAACTTGGAACGTCAGCAGAGCCTCTTGCAATGAGGGGAGAGGTTTCAACGTGACAGATCCTGCTTTTAATAAAATTCTCAGCAATGTAACATGCGACTGCTCATTCAATGACAGCTCAGTTTGCCATGTGGTGACCAT CCAATTGAAGGGTCGTAATTTGACAGGAATTCTACCTCCTGAATTTGCAGAGCTTATTCATCTGCGAGAATT AGATCTGTCTCGCAATTTCTTAAATGGATCGATTCCCTCAAGCTATGGCAAGCTTCGTGTCACTATTCT GTCGTTGTTGGGTAACCGTATCAGTGGTGTGATTCCCAAGGAATTAGGTGATATTGACACACTGGAAGAACT AAATCTGGAAAATAATCTACTTGAAGGACCTCTTCCTCCAAACCTTGGTAGTTTGAGCCGCCTGAGTAAAAT GTTTCTTACTGCCAATAATCTCACAGGAACTATACCTGAGAACTTCAGAAATCTTAAGAACTTGACAGAATT TAGGATAGATGGGAATAGAATATCTGGAACCATACCAGATTTTATTGGCAATTGGACCAAAATGGACAGATT AGACATACAAGGAACGTTAATGGAGGGACCTATTCCTTCTACAATATCCCAGTTGAAAAACATAACCGAGTT GAGAATATCTGATTTGAGAGGAAAACAAATGCGAttcccaaatcttcaaggcatcaCTCAAATGAAAAGGCT GATTTTGAGAAATTGCTCAATTTTTGGTCCAATTCCGGGATACTTAAGTGACATGAAGGATTTGAAACTTTT GGATCTGAGCAACAACATGCTGAATGGTACAATCCTAAATACATTGGGGCAGGTGAATTATGATAACAT GTTTCTTTCTCACAACACATTAAGCGGAGCAATTCCCAGCTGGATATTGGATAGTAAAGAGAACAT CGATATATCATACAACAATTTCACACCAACATCTGCTACAGGATGCCAGTCCTCTACCAT AAACTTAGTCTCCAGCTATTCAAATGCAATGACCAACTC GAGTGCCTGGTGTTCCAAGAAAGACCTCCCTTGTCCCGCAGAAGCTAAAC ATCATTCGCTTTTCATAAACTGTGGAGGAAGTAGTACTAATTTTGAGGGAAATGAATATGAGGAGGACTTGACCAATAGAGGTCCATCATATTTTTTTGTGTCCTCCTCCGATAGATGGGCTTTCAGCAGTTCAGGAGTGTACACGGGTTTTCAAGATGCCAGTTATATTGCAACAAATACATTTTCACTGAACGTGGCTGGTGCTGAGTTTTACAAGACAGCACGCCTTGCCCCTACTTCTCTCAAATATTATGGGCTTTGCCTGCGACAAGGTAGCTACAAAGTGCGCCTTCACTTTGCTGAAATAATGTTTTCTAATGACTCCACATATAGCAGCCTCGGAAGGAGGATATTTGATGTATCAATACAA GGAAATGTAGTTTTGAAGGACTTCAACATTATGGAGGAAGCTAAGGGTGTTGGGAAAGGAATTACCATGGACTTTAAAGATGTTTTCGTTAATGGTAGCACTCTGGAGATTCACTTGTATTGGACGGGGAAGGGGACCACCGCTATTCCTGACAGAGGTGTATATGGACCTCTGATTTCAGCTATCACAGTGACACCAAGTCAGTATATCTCTGCCTATAGACTTTATCTTCCCAAAATTTTATCTTCAATGAAATCCCACTTTCTTCTTGCAGACTATAATATTGATACAGGCCGGTTACATGTCGGAGCTGTTATTGGCATTGTACTTGGTTCAATTGTGGTGCTTCTGATAATTGTGGTTGTTCTGTGGAAGAAAGGCATTTTTGGAGGGCAAAATAAGGAAGAAATAG AACTCAGAGCCCTTGATTTACAAACAGGTCATTTTAGACTTAGACAAATTAAAGCTGCTACAAATAACTTTGATCCCGCCAACAAAATTGGTGAAGGAGGGTTTGGACCAGTTTACAAG GGTGTACTTGCAGATGGTGCAATAATAGCTGTTAAGCAGCTCTCTTCCAAGTCGAAGCAAGGAAATCGTGAATTTGTCAACGAGATAGGCATGATTTCAGCTCTACACCACCCAAACCTTGTGAGGCTTTATGGCTGTTGTATAGAAGGGAACCAATTATTGGTGATATACGAATACATGGAAAACAACTGTCTTGCTCGAGCTCTTTTTG GCCGTGACGACCAGAGGTTGAACCTAGACTGGCCAACCAGAAAAAGGATATGCTTAGGAATAGCAAGAGGGTTAGCTTACCTGCATGAAGAATCAGCATTGAAAATTGTTCACAGAGATATAAAGGCAACCAATGTGCTTCTTGATAAAGATCTGAGTGCTAAGATTTCAGATTTTGGATTGGCAAAACTAGATGAAGAAGAGAACACTCATATTAGCACCCGAATTGCTGGAACAGT AGGTTATATGGCTCCCGAGTATGCAATGAGAGGCTACTTGACAGATAAAGCTGATGTTTATAGCTTTGGAGTTGTTGCATTAGAGATTGTCAGTGGGAAAAGCAACACAAACTACAGGCCAAAAGAGGAATTTGTTTACCTTCTTGACTGG GCTTACGTCCTACAGGAACAGGGAAATCTCTTAGAATTAGTGGATCCACGTCTCGGATCAAGTTACTCCAAAAAAGAGGTAATGCAGATGATAAATCTGGGTCTGTTGTGCACCAATCCCTCTCCCACTCTCAGGCCGTGCATGTCTTCTGTCGTGAGTATGCTCGAAGGAAAAGTTCCGGTGCAAGCACCACTAGTTAAGCGCACCACATCAGATGACCACATGAGATTCAAATCTTTTGAGAAACTATCACAAGACAGTCAAACACAGGTTTCAAGTTACTCTCAGGACAGTCAAGTGCAAAGTATGAATGCACCTTGGAGTGATTCCTCGGTCTCTGTCCCTGGTAAAGATGAAACTACTTCCACGAGAAGGCTTCTTCCAGATCTTTATGATGTAAACCTAGAATGA